In Solidesulfovibrio fructosivorans JJ], a genomic segment contains:
- a CDS encoding CcmD family protein — protein MGKEVYLFAANIIVWVGLGCYVAFLAGAQKRLERRLKRLEVLGDDD, from the coding sequence ATGGGAAAGGAAGTTTATCTTTTCGCGGCCAACATCATCGTCTGGGTTGGCCTCGGCTGTTATGTGGCCTTTCTGGCCGGCGCTCAGAAACGGCTGGAACGCCGGCTCAAACGCCTGGAGGTTTTAGGTGACGACGACTGA
- a CDS encoding branched-chain amino acid ABC transporter permease produces MRGALNTLKYVIAAAALAYPLMPFRDVYVLHVLVLIMVYMVLAMGLNILPGFCGLLDLGFVGFYGIGAYTAGLLTIHYNMSFWLIVPLAALNGAFFGIMLGVPTLRLVGDYFAIVTFGFSELVVLFLTNEIWLTRGPLGVPGIAPVDINFTWLASLLGVDGRWRYAFRGEVPYYYLGIVMVLFVYLVMRRLEDSRLGRAWLAIREDSMAAASCGVNLLVYKVIAFAVSAGIGAMAGSFFARWTLFISPDMFKFWESFLVLCMVVLGGLGNINGALVGAIILIALGEVLRVVLPKLGLPAETRFLAYGLIMVLIMRYRPGGIFTQVAESTMQSGLIKELRAKLAARRTA; encoded by the coding sequence ATGCGTGGCGCCTTAAACACACTCAAGTACGTGATCGCGGCGGCGGCCCTGGCCTATCCGCTCATGCCCTTTCGCGACGTGTACGTCCTGCACGTGCTCGTCCTCATCATGGTCTATATGGTCCTGGCCATGGGGCTCAACATCCTGCCCGGCTTCTGCGGCCTGCTCGACCTCGGCTTCGTGGGCTTCTACGGCATCGGGGCCTACACCGCCGGCCTGCTCACCATCCACTACAACATGTCGTTTTGGCTGATCGTGCCTCTGGCGGCGCTCAATGGCGCTTTCTTCGGGATCATGCTCGGCGTGCCCACGTTGCGCCTCGTCGGCGACTACTTCGCCATCGTCACTTTCGGCTTTTCCGAACTGGTGGTCCTTTTCCTCACCAACGAGATCTGGCTCACGCGTGGCCCCCTCGGCGTTCCCGGCATCGCGCCGGTGGACATCAACTTCACCTGGCTGGCCTCGCTCCTCGGCGTCGACGGCCGGTGGCGCTACGCCTTCCGGGGCGAGGTGCCGTACTATTACCTCGGCATCGTCATGGTGCTTTTCGTCTACCTCGTCATGCGCCGACTGGAGGATTCGCGCCTGGGGCGGGCCTGGCTGGCCATCCGTGAGGATTCCATGGCCGCCGCCTCCTGCGGTGTGAACCTGCTTGTCTACAAGGTCATCGCCTTTGCCGTCTCGGCCGGCATCGGGGCCATGGCCGGCTCTTTTTTCGCCCGCTGGACGCTTTTCATCTCACCGGACATGTTCAAGTTCTGGGAGTCCTTTCTGGTGTTGTGCATGGTGGTCCTCGGCGGGCTCGGCAACATCAACGGGGCTCTGGTGGGCGCGATTATCCTCATCGCGCTCGGCGAGGTGCTGCGGGTCGTTCTGCCCAAGCTCGGGCTGCCCGCCGAGACCCGGTTTCTGGCTTATGGCCTCATCATGGTGCTGATCATGCGTTACCGCCCGGGCGGCATTTTCACCCAGGTGGCCGAGTCGACCATGCAAAGCGGACTGATCAAGGAATTGCGGGCAAAGCTTGCCGCGCGGCGGACGGCGTAA
- a CDS encoding ABC transporter ATP-binding protein — MLEIADIHTFYGNIQALRGVSLRIEAGEIVTLIGANGAGKTTTLMSISGVTPPRRGKVTFLGQETTRFSTERIVSLGITQVPEGRMIFPRLTVKENLLMGGYLRRDKAELRADEEKVYDLFPVLKERRAQMGGTLSGGEQQMLAIGRALLARPKLLLLDEPSLGLAPLVVENIFEIIQQINRDGVTVLLVEQNAQMALQIAHRGYVLETGRLTLEGPARDLLNDPKVRSAYLGLD; from the coding sequence ATGCTTGAGATTGCGGACATCCACACTTTCTACGGCAACATCCAGGCGCTGCGCGGGGTGTCGCTTCGCATCGAGGCCGGCGAGATCGTCACGCTGATCGGCGCCAACGGCGCGGGCAAGACCACGACGCTCATGAGCATCTCCGGCGTCACGCCGCCAAGGCGCGGCAAGGTGACCTTTCTCGGCCAGGAGACCACGCGGTTTTCCACCGAGCGCATCGTGTCCCTCGGCATCACCCAGGTGCCCGAGGGGCGCATGATCTTCCCCCGGCTCACGGTCAAGGAGAACCTGCTCATGGGCGGGTACCTGCGCCGGGACAAGGCCGAACTGCGCGCCGACGAGGAAAAGGTCTACGACCTCTTTCCGGTGCTCAAGGAACGGCGCGCCCAGATGGGGGGCACGCTTTCCGGCGGCGAACAGCAGATGCTGGCCATCGGCCGGGCGCTTCTGGCCCGGCCCAAGCTTCTTTTGCTCGACGAGCCCTCCCTGGGGCTCGCGCCATTGGTGGTTGAAAATATTTTCGAGATCATCCAGCAGATAAATAGGGATGGCGTCACGGTCCTGCTTGTGGAACAAAACGCCCAGATGGCCCTGCAGATAGCCCACCGGGGCTACGTCCTCGAAACGGGGCGTTTGACCCTGGAGGGTCCGGCCCGGGATTTGTTAAACGATCCCAAGGTGCGCTCGGCCTATCTCGGTCTGGACTAG
- the tatB gene encoding Sec-independent protein translocase protein TatB produces MFGIGSTELVVILIVALIVIGPSKLPDLMRTLGKGMAEFRRMSSDVKSTFEAEVDRAEREQRQSEARKELEKPAAEAAETTAAEAKSAEPAAKQAEAQAPGKEAPTA; encoded by the coding sequence ATGTTCGGCATCGGTTCCACGGAACTTGTGGTCATCCTGATCGTGGCCCTTATCGTTATCGGTCCTTCCAAGCTGCCCGACCTCATGCGCACGCTCGGCAAGGGCATGGCCGAGTTCCGACGTATGAGCAGTGACGTCAAATCCACCTTTGAGGCCGAAGTGGACCGGGCCGAGCGCGAGCAGCGGCAGTCCGAGGCCCGCAAGGAGCTGGAGAAGCCGGCCGCGGAAGCGGCCGAAACGACCGCCGCCGAGGCCAAGTCGGCCGAACCCGCGGCGAAGCAGGCCGAGGCCCAGGCCCCGGGCAAGGAGGCTCCGACCGCTTAG
- a CDS encoding ABC transporter ATP-binding protein encodes MDAILKVDGVSKRFGGLMALSDVSFSVERGAILGLIGPNGAGKTTMFNCVAGIYKPTEGRILFSGAGAERDVAGSKPERMTTLGVARTFQNIRLFSSLTVLDNVRIGRHCRTRANFFGAVLRTKSQRAEERAIVDAAMECLDFVGLGEQALTPASSLSYGDQRRLEIARALATGPRLLLLDEPAAGMNPKETDSLVDLIHAILARDVTVILIEHDMKLVMRICKHLVVLDHGIKIADGSPQDVRSNPDVIEAYLGKGAVHA; translated from the coding sequence ATGGATGCGATCTTGAAAGTGGACGGCGTAAGCAAGCGCTTCGGCGGGCTCATGGCCCTCTCCGACGTCTCCTTTTCCGTGGAGCGGGGGGCGATCCTGGGGCTTATCGGCCCCAACGGCGCGGGCAAGACCACCATGTTCAACTGCGTGGCCGGCATCTACAAGCCGACCGAAGGCCGGATCCTCTTTAGCGGCGCGGGCGCCGAACGTGATGTGGCCGGCAGCAAGCCCGAGCGCATGACCACGCTTGGCGTGGCCCGGACGTTTCAGAACATCCGCCTTTTCTCCTCGCTCACCGTGCTCGACAACGTGCGCATCGGCCGCCATTGCCGCACCAGGGCGAACTTCTTCGGCGCGGTCCTGCGCACGAAGTCTCAGCGGGCCGAGGAACGGGCCATTGTCGATGCCGCCATGGAATGCCTGGATTTCGTCGGCCTTGGCGAGCAGGCCCTGACCCCGGCCTCAAGCCTTTCCTACGGCGACCAGCGCCGTCTGGAGATCGCCCGGGCGCTGGCCACGGGCCCCAGGCTCCTGCTCCTCGACGAGCCGGCCGCCGGCATGAACCCCAAGGAAACCGATTCCCTGGTCGACCTCATCCACGCCATCCTGGCCCGGGACGTCACGGTCATCCTCATCGAGCACGACATGAAGCTCGTCATGCGCATCTGCAAGCATCTCGTGGTCCTTGACCACGGCATCAAAATCGCCGACGGCTCCCCCCAGGACGTCCGGTCCAACCCGGACGTCATCGAGGCCTATCTCGGCAAGGGGGCGGTCCATGCTTGA
- a CDS encoding heme exporter protein CcmB — protein sequence MLKAAVAIAKKDLSLSLSGAQGLVQTVLLGLLLIFIMSLSREPGEMSPPLAAAAVFWLATAFGQVLVFNFLYSLEEAEGARLGLLLAPCPVQAVWLGKAVAGWVLLFCCQMVFAPAAVAFLGQHVVGSLLTGLVVVAAVDWGLCALGSLLGALAVGRSARESLLTVILFPLLVPVLLAGIRLLETVISGRGFEAVSAWAGTVGAFDAVFTAAALVLFPFLYTGEE from the coding sequence ATGCTGAAGGCCGCCGTCGCCATCGCCAAAAAGGACCTGTCCCTGTCGCTTTCCGGAGCCCAGGGGCTGGTGCAGACCGTGCTTTTGGGCCTGCTCCTCATTTTCATCATGAGCCTGTCGCGCGAGCCGGGTGAGATGTCGCCGCCCCTGGCCGCCGCCGCCGTCTTCTGGCTGGCCACCGCCTTCGGCCAGGTGTTGGTCTTCAATTTCCTGTACAGTCTGGAGGAGGCCGAGGGCGCGCGGCTGGGGCTGCTTCTGGCCCCGTGCCCGGTTCAGGCCGTGTGGCTCGGCAAGGCGGTTGCCGGCTGGGTGTTGCTTTTTTGCTGTCAGATGGTATTCGCCCCCGCAGCGGTGGCCTTCCTGGGCCAGCACGTGGTCGGGTCGCTCCTGACCGGACTTGTCGTGGTGGCTGCCGTGGACTGGGGGCTTTGTGCCCTGGGGTCGCTTCTTGGCGCGCTTGCCGTTGGCCGCTCAGCCCGGGAATCACTGCTGACGGTGATTTTGTTTCCGTTGCTGGTGCCCGTGCTTCTGGCCGGCATCCGTCTGCTTGAAACCGTGATATCCGGCCGGGGCTTCGAGGCGGTTTCCGCCTGGGCCGGGACTGTCGGCGCGTTTGACGCTGTTTTTACCGCCGCCGCCCTGGTCCTTTTCCCGTTTTTGTATACCGGCGAGGAATAA
- the guaA gene encoding glutamine-hydrolyzing GMP synthase — MAAPDKVVILDFGSQYTQLIARRVREAGVYSEIHPCTVTAKDVAAMAPSAVILSGGPSSVTDADAPPFDPAVFDLNLPTLCICYGMQLLAHSQPGGSVAASTDREYGRAELSVLADVPLFAGLDAKAGHTVWMSHGDKVIAPPDGFVVAGRTKNVEIAALANVERRMYALQFHPEVAHTDDGERILHNFLFTIAGLTPGWTMASFVETELAALKKQVGDDEVVCALSGGVDSTVVAVMLHKAIGKKLHCIFVDNGLLRLGEGEEVAAYLREHFDLNLYYIKASKLFLDRLAGVTDPEKKRKIIGTTFIEVFEAEAAKLPKAKYLAQGTLYPDVIESESFRGPSAVIKSHHNVGGLPEHMKLQLIEPLRELFKDEVRKVAAEIGLPDFIIWRHPFPGPGLAIRIIGEVTEERLEILRRTDKIVQGELAASGWYRKVWQGFAVLLPLKTVGVMGDGRTYENVAAIRVVDSLDAMTADWTRLPSELLASMSNRIINEVKGVNRVVFDVSSKPPSTIEWE; from the coding sequence ATGGCAGCACCCGACAAGGTCGTCATTCTGGACTTCGGGTCCCAGTACACCCAGCTGATCGCCCGTCGCGTGCGCGAAGCCGGCGTGTATTCGGAAATTCATCCCTGCACCGTAACCGCCAAAGACGTGGCGGCCATGGCCCCGTCGGCCGTCATTCTCTCCGGCGGTCCGTCGAGCGTCACCGACGCCGACGCCCCGCCCTTCGATCCGGCCGTCTTCGACCTGAACCTGCCGACCCTTTGCATCTGCTACGGCATGCAGCTCCTTGCCCATAGCCAGCCGGGCGGGTCGGTGGCCGCCTCCACCGACCGCGAGTACGGCCGGGCCGAGCTTTCCGTCCTGGCCGACGTGCCGCTTTTCGCCGGCCTCGACGCCAAGGCCGGGCACACGGTCTGGATGTCCCACGGCGACAAGGTGATCGCGCCGCCGGACGGCTTCGTCGTGGCCGGGCGCACCAAGAACGTGGAGATCGCCGCCTTGGCCAATGTGGAGCGGCGCATGTACGCCCTGCAGTTCCACCCCGAGGTGGCCCACACCGACGACGGCGAACGCATCCTGCACAACTTCCTTTTCACCATCGCCGGCCTGACCCCGGGCTGGACCATGGCGTCCTTCGTGGAAACGGAGCTTGCGGCGCTCAAGAAGCAGGTCGGCGACGACGAGGTCGTGTGCGCCCTTTCCGGCGGAGTGGACTCCACCGTGGTCGCGGTCATGCTGCACAAGGCCATCGGCAAAAAGCTCCACTGCATCTTCGTGGACAACGGCCTGTTGCGCCTGGGCGAGGGCGAGGAGGTGGCCGCCTACCTGCGCGAGCACTTCGATCTCAACCTCTATTACATCAAGGCTTCCAAGCTCTTCCTCGACCGGTTGGCCGGCGTGACCGACCCCGAGAAAAAGCGCAAGATCATCGGCACCACCTTCATCGAGGTGTTCGAGGCCGAGGCGGCCAAGCTTCCCAAGGCCAAATACCTGGCCCAGGGCACGCTGTATCCGGACGTCATCGAGTCCGAATCCTTCCGGGGCCCTTCGGCGGTCATCAAAAGCCACCACAATGTGGGCGGGCTGCCCGAGCACATGAAGCTCCAGTTGATCGAACCCTTGCGCGAGCTCTTCAAGGACGAGGTGCGCAAGGTGGCGGCGGAGATCGGCCTTCCCGACTTCATCATCTGGCGCCATCCCTTTCCCGGCCCCGGCCTCGCCATCCGCATCATTGGTGAGGTGACCGAGGAACGGCTTGAGATTTTGCGCCGAACGGATAAGATCGTGCAAGGCGAACTCGCCGCCTCGGGCTGGTACCGCAAGGTCTGGCAGGGATTCGCCGTTTTGCTCCCGCTCAAAACCGTCGGGGTCATGGGCGACGGGCGCACCTATGAAAACGTGGCCGCCATCCGGGTTGTGGACAGCCTCGACGCCATGACGGCGGACTGGACCCGGTTGCCTTCGGAGCTTTTGGCCTCCATGTCCAATCGGATCATCAACGAGGTCAAGGGCGTCAATCGCGTGGTCTTCGACGTGTCGTCCAAGCCGCCAAGCACCATCGAGTGGGAATAA
- the ccsA gene encoding cytochrome c biogenesis protein CcsA: MIRICALVAAVLSIPAQYAIWYYAPVERTMGVVQKIFYTHLPMAWWSFVSFFVVFVASILYLAKRRAAYARLAGAACEMGVLFSGLALATGMCWARPIWNVWWTWDPRLTTTLVMWFVYAAYLLLRSSDIGGARRDAVLAVLGIVAFLDVPLVFISARYWRSIHPAVFGPQGGGMEPEMWLAMVANLVAMGFLWLALLLARTRQLASGAAISALVRHGATRN, encoded by the coding sequence ATGATCCGTATCTGCGCCCTTGTCGCCGCCGTCCTGTCCATCCCGGCCCAGTACGCCATCTGGTATTACGCCCCGGTGGAGCGGACCATGGGAGTGGTGCAGAAGATTTTCTACACCCACCTGCCCATGGCTTGGTGGTCGTTTGTGAGTTTTTTCGTCGTGTTCGTGGCCTCCATCCTCTATCTCGCCAAGCGGCGGGCCGCCTATGCCCGGCTGGCCGGCGCGGCCTGCGAGATGGGCGTCCTTTTTTCCGGTCTGGCCCTGGCCACGGGCATGTGTTGGGCGCGGCCCATCTGGAACGTCTGGTGGACCTGGGACCCCAGGCTTACCACCACCCTCGTCATGTGGTTCGTCTACGCCGCCTATTTGCTTCTTCGCTCGTCGGACATCGGCGGCGCGCGCCGGGACGCGGTCCTGGCCGTGCTTGGCATCGTCGCCTTTCTCGACGTGCCGCTCGTTTTCATTTCGGCCCGTTACTGGCGCAGCATCCATCCGGCCGTGTTCGGCCCGCAGGGCGGCGGCATGGAGCCGGAAATGTGGCTGGCCATGGTGGCCAACCTCGTGGCCATGGGCTTTTTGTGGCTGGCCCTGCTTCTGGCCCGGACCAGACAGCTCGCTTCCGGCGCGGCCATAAGCGCCCTGGTGCGCCACGGCGCGACAAGGAACTGA
- a CDS encoding ABC transporter substrate-binding protein, translating to MFGRNVKRMAVFMAALGLALGVSAGSAGAADTIKIAVPSPYTGSAAGFGENVKAGVAMKIDEVNAAGGVNGKKIEAVYLDEQCEPREAATVSSSIVNDPEIVGIVGHLCSSAHLAALPTYVREGIAAISPTATNISISDKNKDEQGKVWSFRNVYRDDFQGKFLADYIDKVMGLKKVAVFYENNDYGIGLKDAFVKEAKKLGLNVVGEEAYKKGDQDFTPQLTKLKGGAPQAMFIAGYYPEGALIADQAKKIGLNVPKFGADGFDNADYIKLGGAAADDTYLTAPFLADTAGPDAKKFIDAFKAKYKREVDWMSANAYDAAGMMIQAISKVGPDRAKIRAYLAGMNTPEKGYKGVTGVNYFDANGDCQKPAFVKMVKGGKFVPAPKQMN from the coding sequence ATGTTTGGCAGGAATGTGAAACGGATGGCGGTATTCATGGCCGCCTTGGGCCTGGCTCTGGGCGTCTCGGCGGGCAGCGCTGGCGCCGCTGATACCATCAAGATCGCTGTGCCGTCGCCCTATACCGGCAGCGCCGCCGGATTTGGCGAAAATGTCAAGGCCGGCGTGGCCATGAAAATCGACGAAGTCAACGCCGCCGGCGGGGTGAACGGCAAGAAGATCGAAGCCGTCTACCTCGACGAGCAGTGTGAGCCCCGCGAGGCCGCCACGGTTTCTTCCTCCATCGTCAACGATCCCGAGATCGTCGGCATCGTCGGCCATCTCTGCTCCTCGGCCCACCTGGCCGCGCTGCCCACCTATGTGCGCGAGGGCATCGCCGCCATCTCCCCCACGGCCACCAATATTTCCATCAGCGACAAGAACAAGGACGAGCAGGGCAAGGTCTGGTCGTTTCGCAACGTGTACCGCGACGACTTCCAGGGCAAGTTCCTGGCCGACTACATCGACAAGGTCATGGGGCTGAAAAAGGTCGCCGTCTTCTATGAAAACAACGACTACGGCATCGGCCTCAAGGACGCCTTCGTCAAAGAGGCCAAGAAGCTCGGCCTGAACGTCGTCGGCGAAGAGGCCTACAAAAAGGGCGACCAGGACTTCACGCCGCAGCTGACCAAGCTCAAGGGCGGCGCGCCCCAGGCCATGTTCATCGCCGGCTACTATCCCGAAGGCGCGCTCATTGCCGACCAAGCCAAAAAGATCGGGCTTAACGTGCCCAAGTTCGGGGCCGACGGCTTCGACAATGCCGACTACATCAAGCTCGGCGGCGCGGCGGCCGACGACACCTACCTGACCGCTCCCTTCCTGGCCGACACCGCCGGACCGGACGCCAAGAAGTTCATCGACGCCTTCAAGGCCAAGTACAAGCGCGAAGTTGACTGGATGAGCGCCAACGCCTATGACGCGGCGGGAATGATGATCCAGGCCATTTCCAAGGTCGGCCCCGACCGGGCCAAGATCCGCGCCTACCTGGCCGGCATGAACACCCCGGAAAAGGGGTACAAGGGCGTCACCGGCGTCAACTACTTCGACGCCAACGGCGACTGCCAGAAGCCCGCCTTCGTCAAGATGGTCAAGGGCGGCAAGTTTGTACCCGCTCCTAAGCAGATGAACTAG
- a CDS encoding branched-chain amino acid ABC transporter permease, with protein MFEQQLVNGFTLGLIYALIAVGYTMVYGVIELINFAHGEIYMLGAFLTLSFLSMGMPLALAVVLAMLAVAAIGVLLDVVAYRPLREAPRLAALITAIGMSIFLQNLAMIIWGSRPLPFPRQALPAFFNEPAFHFSDVTISWMQVIIYVVALLLMVALNLIITKTRIGTAMRALAQNRTAAALMGINVNRVISFTFALGSGMGAVAGVMVSMYYNTMYPTMGYLAGVKAFAAAVLGGIGSVPGAMLGGVVLGIAETLGAGYISSPYRDGVAYAVMILVIIFRPSGFLGRSMVEKA; from the coding sequence TTGTTTGAACAGCAGCTCGTCAACGGGTTCACCCTGGGCCTGATCTACGCGCTGATCGCCGTGGGCTATACCATGGTCTACGGCGTCATTGAGCTGATCAATTTCGCCCACGGCGAAATCTACATGCTCGGGGCTTTCCTGACCTTGTCGTTTCTTTCCATGGGCATGCCGCTCGCCCTGGCCGTGGTCCTGGCCATGCTGGCCGTGGCCGCCATCGGCGTCCTGCTCGATGTCGTCGCCTACAGGCCTCTTCGCGAGGCCCCGAGGCTCGCGGCGCTCATCACCGCCATCGGCATGTCCATCTTTCTGCAAAATTTGGCCATGATCATCTGGGGCAGCCGGCCGCTGCCGTTTCCCCGGCAGGCGCTGCCGGCCTTTTTCAATGAGCCGGCCTTCCATTTCTCCGACGTGACCATCTCCTGGATGCAGGTCATCATCTACGTCGTGGCCTTGCTCCTCATGGTCGCCCTCAACCTTATCATCACCAAGACCCGCATCGGCACGGCCATGCGGGCCCTGGCCCAGAACCGCACCGCGGCGGCGCTCATGGGCATCAACGTCAACCGGGTCATCTCCTTCACCTTCGCCCTCGGTTCGGGCATGGGCGCGGTGGCCGGCGTCATGGTGTCCATGTATTACAACACCATGTACCCGACCATGGGCTACCTGGCCGGCGTCAAGGCCTTCGCGGCGGCGGTGCTCGGCGGCATCGGCTCGGTGCCCGGGGCCATGCTCGGCGGCGTGGTGCTCGGCATCGCCGAGACCCTCGGCGCGGGCTACATCTCCTCTCCCTACCGCGACGGCGTGGCCTACGCGGTCATGATCCTGGTCATCATCTTCCGGCCCTCGGGATTCCTTGGCCGGTCCATGGTGGAAAAGGCCTGA
- a CDS encoding tetratricopeptide repeat protein has translation MTTTDRPGGPNASGRMVLAFLGFALAIIFVGSFLYRMQRPSLEVRQQPKSGMGEAMGQAMNGPMKEIMALMQKLKENPDDPELQLTMAERFMAMGAYDRAKTFLDKVMKVRPDDPETLNALGVVRYNLKDVDGAKAAFENVLAKHPNDFRARFNLGLLYKYALKEPDKAAEAFKAVLAAPGVDPDTRATARRELETKVSK, from the coding sequence GTGACGACGACTGATCGGCCCGGCGGCCCCAACGCCTCGGGCCGTATGGTTCTGGCCTTTCTGGGCTTTGCCCTGGCCATCATATTCGTGGGGTCCTTTCTCTACCGCATGCAGCGCCCGAGCCTGGAAGTGCGCCAGCAGCCGAAAAGCGGCATGGGCGAAGCCATGGGCCAGGCCATGAACGGCCCCATGAAGGAAATCATGGCGCTGATGCAAAAGCTCAAGGAAAACCCCGACGACCCCGAGCTGCAACTGACCATGGCCGAGCGTTTCATGGCCATGGGCGCGTATGATCGGGCCAAGACCTTTTTGGACAAGGTCATGAAGGTCCGCCCCGACGACCCCGAGACCTTGAACGCCTTGGGCGTGGTGCGCTATAATCTGAAGGACGTCGACGGGGCCAAGGCGGCCTTTGAGAACGTTTTGGCCAAGCATCCGAATGACTTCCGGGCCCGGTTCAACCTGGGCCTGCTCTACAAGTACGCGCTCAAGGAGCCGGACAAGGCGGCCGAGGCCTTCAAGGCGGTTCTCGCCGCCCCGGGCGTCGATCCGGACACCCGGGCCACGGCCCGGCGCGAACTGGAGACCAAGGTTTCCAAGTAA
- the guaB gene encoding IMP dehydrogenase yields MEKIIETGLTFDDVLLLPSYSDVLPDTADVSSWLTPEIKLNIPLVSAAMDTVTESRMAISLARCGGVGVVHKNMTIAEQKLEVEKVKKSESGMIISPITVPPDMTVEQALVVMSEYSISGLPVVDGDRLVGIVTNRDVRFVKDSVTKVGDVMTKENLKTVPVGTTLEEAKAHLHANRIEKLLVVDSNNKLRGLITIKDIEKIRKYPNSCKDEHGRLRVGAAIGVGSDRDERAAALLESGADFLVLDSAHGHSKNILDAIRAIKGDHPGCQLIAGNVGTYAGAKALIEAGADAVKVGIGPGSICTTRVVAGVGVPQVTAIMEASRACRETGKRLVADGGVKFSGDIVKALAAGGDTVMMGGLFAGTEESPGETVLYQGRTYKIYRGMGSIDAMRDGSSDRYFQEKSKKLVPEGIVGRVPFKGPVTESIYQLVGGLRSGMGYCGCATIEDLQQKAQFVRISPAGLRESHVHDVIITKEAPNYRVETY; encoded by the coding sequence ATGGAAAAGATCATCGAGACCGGGCTCACGTTCGACGACGTGCTTTTATTGCCGAGCTACTCGGACGTCCTGCCGGACACGGCCGATGTCTCGTCGTGGCTGACGCCCGAGATCAAGCTCAACATCCCCCTCGTCAGCGCCGCCATGGACACCGTCACCGAATCGCGCATGGCCATTTCCCTGGCCCGTTGCGGCGGGGTGGGCGTGGTGCACAAGAACATGACCATCGCCGAGCAGAAGCTCGAGGTGGAGAAGGTCAAGAAGTCCGAGTCCGGCATGATCATCTCCCCCATCACCGTGCCGCCCGACATGACCGTGGAGCAGGCGCTGGTGGTCATGAGCGAGTACAGCATCTCCGGCCTGCCGGTCGTCGACGGCGACAGGCTGGTCGGCATCGTCACCAACCGCGACGTGCGCTTCGTCAAGGACTCCGTGACCAAGGTCGGCGACGTGATGACCAAGGAGAACCTTAAGACCGTGCCCGTGGGCACCACCCTTGAGGAAGCCAAGGCCCATCTGCACGCCAACCGCATCGAAAAACTGCTGGTGGTCGACTCGAACAACAAACTGCGCGGCCTGATCACCATCAAGGACATCGAGAAGATCCGCAAATACCCCAATTCCTGCAAGGACGAACACGGCCGCCTGCGCGTGGGCGCGGCCATCGGCGTCGGCTCCGACCGCGACGAGCGGGCCGCCGCGCTGCTCGAGTCCGGAGCCGATTTCCTCGTCCTCGATTCCGCCCACGGCCATTCCAAGAACATCCTCGACGCCATCCGGGCCATCAAGGGCGACCATCCGGGCTGCCAGCTCATCGCCGGCAACGTCGGCACCTACGCCGGGGCCAAGGCGCTCATCGAGGCCGGGGCCGACGCGGTGAAAGTCGGCATCGGACCGGGCTCGATCTGCACCACCCGCGTGGTGGCTGGCGTCGGCGTGCCCCAGGTCACGGCCATCATGGAGGCCTCGCGGGCCTGCCGCGAGACCGGCAAAAGGCTGGTGGCCGACGGCGGCGTCAAGTTCTCCGGCGACATCGTCAAGGCCCTGGCCGCCGGCGGCGACACGGTCATGATGGGCGGGCTTTTCGCCGGCACCGAGGAGAGCCCCGGCGAAACCGTGCTCTACCAGGGCCGCACCTACAAGATCTATCGCGGCATGGGCTCCATCGACGCCATGCGCGATGGCAGCTCCGACCGCTACTTCCAGGAGAAGTCCAAAAAGCTCGTGCCCGAGGGCATCGTCGGCCGGGTGCCGTTTAAGGGCCCTGTCACCGAGAGCATCTACCAGCTCGTCGGCGGCCTGCGCTCCGGCATGGGCTATTGCGGCTGCGCCACTATCGAGGATTTGCAGCAAAAGGCGCAATTCGTGCGCATCTCGCCGGCGGGCCTGCGCGAAAGCCATGTCCACGACGTCATCATCACCAAGGAAGCCCCCAACTACCGCGTGGAGACCTACTAA